The following are encoded together in the Parabacteroides chongii genome:
- a CDS encoding TonB-dependent receptor: MEQILDAISEQSGIKIAYSTAELATSKSVSVNIKTSDIKEALLAVLGDGYTFKQIDNYIAIAKKTKEEMQSAIASQADDRSWTIQGQVLENSEPPFPLAGVNISIKGTKLGTISDQNGYFSVKAKRGDVLIFNFLGFKEYEYVVSRAISNLSVSLSEDVETLDEIVVTGFSEEKKLNTISSVASLDIDKNLSTKPITSLSQSLQGGITGLSVTQSSGLPGADAATIKIRGISSLTSDSDPLVLVDGIPMDMNNLDPNTIESVTVLKDAAAAAIYGARAANGVIVVKTKRGTPGKVNVSYNGYFGIQKATYLPEFIDGAGYMEMLNAANINIGGDPIYSQEDIDNTRKGVDPVKYPNVDWADFLFKDGSVQSHSVSVSGGSNLARFALTANYLQNEGLIEKAKSDRINIRANTSVSLLDNLSVNMDFNSYRTNRQEPMYRDGNYTSSIIGYMYGTPPNTVARYPMKEGSDIVFYGNRPEQRNPAALIDRGGEFKALEDNVSINIAPRWEVIPNLVLKGQYSYRVSSGATNRQRAAYNFFDYTSGALLETWSSINSASKDRSSYYYIGATAEYTLEKNKHRLFAIGGYNQELTNDGDWDQWSMVSVFAKANYTFDRRFLLEGTVRRDGSSRFGPGNKFGIFPSVAAGWNVHEEKFMKKAKWLNEFKLRASYGLLGNENIGLYKYQALINSSNGNETTYGNPDITWEKVNMLNVGADIRILKDLSLTFDYYNKITTDLIIEPPISYIGGIEKVPMNSGQLRNRGWELDLNYNKQLTKDFGFNIHGGLSQNKNKIEELLGGPYDNSNTINTVGHALNSFYVYPTSGLLQESDFTKDDNGNWIPKEGVIIYDGQQPGDIHYIDTNKDGKITTEDRVIRGDEQPKLNYFANLTLNYKKWSLEVLFQGVSGVDAYYSEPYSFGLSTSSDGQTPLAVQTDYWTPDNTDARYPRIAPNSTYGNNNHRSDFWHFDASYCRVKYIQLGYLFDQMGLKKIGISNIRVYVNAQNPFTFAKEKLVDPESRGQKSSYPLVKTYSMGVSLNF, translated from the coding sequence ATGGAACAAATTCTGGATGCAATCTCGGAACAATCCGGAATCAAGATTGCTTACAGTACTGCTGAATTAGCCACAAGTAAAAGTGTGTCCGTAAACATCAAAACTTCTGACATAAAAGAAGCATTATTGGCTGTACTTGGTGACGGTTACACATTCAAGCAGATCGACAATTACATTGCTATTGCAAAAAAAACGAAAGAAGAAATGCAATCGGCCATCGCCAGTCAGGCAGATGACAGATCCTGGACAATCCAAGGTCAGGTATTGGAAAATTCAGAACCACCTTTCCCTTTGGCAGGCGTTAATATTTCCATCAAAGGCACTAAACTGGGAACGATCAGTGACCAGAATGGATATTTCTCCGTCAAAGCGAAACGAGGAGATGTACTTATCTTCAATTTCTTAGGATTTAAAGAATATGAATATGTTGTATCACGTGCAATCAGTAACCTGAGTGTCTCTTTAAGTGAAGATGTTGAAACATTAGATGAAATTGTCGTTACCGGTTTCTCAGAAGAAAAGAAATTAAATACCATTTCATCCGTTGCATCCCTGGATATTGATAAAAACCTGTCGACAAAGCCGATCACCTCACTTTCTCAGTCATTACAAGGAGGCATTACAGGTTTGAGTGTTACACAAAGTTCAGGTCTGCCGGGCGCCGATGCGGCAACCATTAAAATTCGCGGTATATCTTCTTTGACTTCAGACAGTGATCCGTTGGTGTTGGTAGATGGTATCCCCATGGATATGAATAATCTGGACCCTAATACGATCGAAAGCGTCACCGTTTTAAAGGACGCGGCGGCGGCAGCCATCTACGGAGCACGTGCTGCAAATGGGGTAATCGTAGTAAAAACAAAACGTGGTACTCCCGGTAAGGTAAATGTTTCCTATAACGGCTATTTCGGTATTCAGAAAGCCACTTATTTACCTGAATTCATCGACGGAGCCGGATACATGGAAATGTTGAATGCAGCCAATATCAATATCGGAGGCGATCCTATTTATTCACAGGAGGATATCGATAATACCCGCAAAGGTGTAGATCCTGTTAAATATCCGAATGTAGACTGGGCCGATTTTCTATTTAAAGACGGTTCCGTACAAAGCCATTCCGTATCTGTATCAGGAGGTAGTAACCTGGCACGTTTCGCTTTAACTGCCAATTACCTGCAAAATGAAGGTTTAATTGAAAAAGCAAAATCCGACCGTATCAATATACGTGCCAATACATCCGTCAGCCTACTCGATAACCTGTCTGTCAACATGGACTTCAACTCATATCGTACTAACCGACAGGAGCCGATGTACCGGGACGGAAATTATACATCTTCCATTATCGGATACATGTATGGAACGCCTCCCAATACGGTAGCTCGTTATCCAATGAAAGAAGGAAGCGATATCGTTTTCTACGGAAACCGCCCGGAACAGCGTAACCCGGCAGCATTAATAGACCGTGGTGGAGAATTCAAAGCTCTTGAAGATAATGTCAGCATCAATATTGCTCCACGCTGGGAAGTCATCCCTAATTTAGTTTTAAAAGGACAATATTCATATCGCGTAAGTAGTGGTGCCACCAACCGCCAACGGGCAGCTTACAACTTCTTCGATTATACTTCCGGAGCTTTACTGGAAACCTGGAGTTCTATCAATTCTGCCAGTAAAGATCGTTCCAGTTATTATTATATAGGTGCTACAGCTGAATATACATTAGAAAAAAACAAACACCGCTTATTTGCCATAGGCGGATACAATCAGGAATTAACAAATGACGGAGACTGGGACCAATGGTCTATGGTGTCTGTATTTGCCAAAGCTAATTATACATTCGACCGAAGGTTTCTGCTGGAAGGAACTGTTCGTCGCGATGGCTCTTCCCGTTTCGGTCCAGGCAACAAATTCGGAATATTCCCTTCCGTGGCTGCAGGATGGAATGTACACGAAGAGAAATTTATGAAAAAAGCCAAATGGTTGAATGAGTTTAAGCTGAGAGCTTCCTACGGTTTATTGGGTAATGAAAATATCGGTTTATACAAATACCAGGCATTGATAAATTCGTCAAACGGAAATGAAACGACTTATGGAAACCCGGATATTACATGGGAAAAAGTGAATATGCTGAATGTAGGAGCTGATATACGAATATTGAAAGATCTCAGTCTGACATTCGATTATTATAATAAGATCACAACAGACCTGATCATTGAACCGCCCATTTCATATATCGGAGGTATTGAAAAAGTACCGATGAACTCAGGTCAATTAAGAAACCGTGGTTGGGAATTAGATCTTAATTACAACAAACAGTTAACTAAAGATTTCGGTTTCAACATTCACGGTGGCTTATCACAAAATAAAAACAAGATCGAAGAACTGCTAGGAGGTCCTTATGACAATAGTAATACTATAAATACCGTTGGCCACGCACTAAATAGTTTTTATGTCTATCCGACATCAGGATTATTACAAGAAAGCGACTTTACCAAAGATGACAATGGTAATTGGATACCTAAAGAAGGAGTAATAATTTATGACGGACAACAGCCGGGAGATATACATTATATAGATACGAACAAAGATGGTAAAATAACGACTGAAGACCGTGTCATTCGTGGGGACGAACAACCTAAACTAAATTATTTCGCGAACCTGACACTCAACTATAAAAAGTGGTCATTAGAAGTCTTATTTCAGGGTGTTTCCGGTGTAGATGCTTATTATTCAGAGCCATATTCATTCGGATTAAGTACTTCTTCCGACGGACAGACACCTCTTGCCGTACAAACGGATTATTGGACACCGGATAATACCGATGCCCGCTATCCCCGTATTGCCCCGAACTCTACTTATGGAAATAATAACCATCGTTCAGATTTCTGGCATTTCGATGCAAGTTACTGCCGCGTAAAATATATTCAGCTAGGATACTTGTTCGATCAAATGGGATTAAAGAAAATTGGCATATCCAACATTCGTGTATATGTCAATGCCCAAAATCCTTTCACTTTTGCGAAAGAGAAGTTGGTAGACCCGGAGAGCCGTGGCCAAAAAAGTTCGTATCCATTGGTTAAAACCTATTCTATGGGAGTTAGTCTGAATTTCTAA
- a CDS encoding SDR family NAD(P)-dependent oxidoreductase: MDGKRVFVTGGAKGIGAAIVTAFCNVGARVAFCDTDEKAALRLCDLLPTFVQYFQTDASDSVALQEVINRLINMWGDVDVIVNNVGISEFSPLVDTSIEQFDRILSTNLRPVFITSRALAIHRNNEEGKKRYGRIINIASSRYLQSEPGSEGYAASKGGIVSLTHALALSFSDYNITVNCISPGWIQNEDYRLLKPTDHKQHPSGRVGRPSDIASACLFLAAPENDFINGQNIVIDGGMTKKMIYEE, translated from the coding sequence ATGGACGGTAAGAGAGTATTTGTCACGGGTGGTGCTAAGGGTATTGGTGCTGCTATTGTTACTGCATTTTGTAATGTGGGAGCGCGGGTCGCTTTTTGTGATACGGATGAGAAGGCAGCCTTGCGTCTTTGTGATTTATTGCCTACTTTTGTTCAGTATTTTCAAACCGATGCCAGTGATTCGGTAGCTCTTCAAGAAGTTATCAACAGACTTATCAACATGTGGGGAGATGTGGATGTGATTGTTAACAATGTGGGGATCAGTGAGTTTTCCCCATTGGTCGATACAAGTATTGAACAGTTCGACAGGATACTATCAACAAACCTGCGGCCGGTGTTTATAACTTCACGTGCACTGGCTATTCACCGGAACAATGAGGAAGGAAAGAAACGTTACGGACGGATCATCAATATTGCTTCTTCCCGTTATCTGCAGAGTGAACCGGGCTCGGAGGGATATGCCGCTTCCAAAGGTGGAATTGTTTCCCTGACGCATGCCTTGGCGCTTTCGTTCAGTGATTATAATATTACAGTAAACTGTATCAGTCCCGGTTGGATACAAAACGAAGACTACCGTTTGTTGAAACCGACCGACCACAAACAACATCCTTCCGGCCGTGTAGGCCGTCCTTCCGACATTGCAAGCGCCTGTCTTTTCCTGGCTGCCCCTGAAAATGATTTCATCAACGGGCAGAACATCGTTATCGACGGGGGAATGACAAAAAAGATGATCTACGAAGAATAA
- a CDS encoding outer membrane beta-barrel protein produces the protein MKMRSDTDHREQLDDFSEFMKRKLEDHRLPVDDFCWEEIEPRMKPRRQTWLWWAGSSVAAAVIAILFLFSPFRAGEAPDGGPELPVAVTYDEEEVHPATPQDDTEKTVLPVERPVPAKKLIAAVIPEKSPQMQEKEIPEVSEGTEDMVNATDVVNIEEPEKTVQPAEDRKKAASPDLYSYKSEKHAYSSAGKNKKVAGKWSVNAGFGTGGHVSLGLGTDYDMVQDPSNNVSDGGIIYSSPARPAALNASGVLSPSEYSNVDVALPLSFGLTIRRDFNRYIGLETGLVYTYLASNLSKWDEVQYKSHLELHYLGIPVNLVVSLWQNSRWKIYLTGGVMMEKGLRAKQTESRFWQMEMNNLVDKRGISGLQWSLNVSAGVSYRFYKDWNFYFEPRISHYFDNDQPVSIRTEHSVIVGLGAGVRFDF, from the coding sequence ATGAAAATGCGCAGTGATACGGATCATAGGGAACAATTGGATGATTTCAGCGAATTCATGAAGCGGAAACTGGAAGACCACCGGTTACCTGTGGATGACTTTTGCTGGGAAGAAATCGAGCCTCGTATGAAGCCCCGCAGACAGACATGGCTGTGGTGGGCGGGAAGTTCTGTGGCTGCCGCTGTTATTGCAATCTTGTTTTTGTTTTCGCCTTTTCGGGCAGGAGAAGCTCCCGATGGAGGTCCGGAATTACCGGTGGCTGTCACTTATGATGAAGAGGAGGTACATCCGGCAACTCCGCAAGATGATACGGAAAAAACAGTTTTACCAGTGGAGCGACCTGTTCCGGCAAAGAAATTGATTGCTGCCGTTATTCCGGAGAAGTCCCCTCAGATGCAGGAAAAAGAGATACCGGAAGTATCTGAAGGTACTGAGGATATGGTGAATGCAACAGATGTTGTGAATATAGAAGAACCGGAAAAAACAGTTCAGCCGGCTGAAGACAGAAAGAAAGCGGCTTCCCCGGATTTGTACAGCTATAAGTCGGAAAAACACGCATATTCTTCTGCCGGTAAGAATAAGAAAGTGGCAGGAAAATGGTCTGTAAATGCCGGATTCGGAACCGGAGGGCATGTCTCGTTAGGCTTGGGGACTGATTATGATATGGTGCAGGATCCTAGTAATAATGTCTCTGACGGAGGTATAATTTACTCTTCACCAGCCCGGCCTGCTGCACTTAATGCTTCAGGGGTATTATCTCCTTCAGAATATAGTAATGTGGATGTGGCGCTTCCTTTATCTTTCGGACTGACGATTCGCCGGGATTTTAACCGGTATATTGGTTTGGAAACCGGACTGGTATATACTTATCTGGCTTCTAATCTGTCCAAATGGGATGAGGTTCAGTATAAGTCGCATCTGGAACTTCATTATCTGGGTATCCCGGTCAATCTGGTGGTATCTCTTTGGCAAAATTCACGCTGGAAAATCTATCTGACAGGTGGTGTCATGATGGAAAAAGGGTTGAGGGCGAAACAGACGGAGTCACGTTTTTGGCAGATGGAGATGAATAACCTGGTAGACAAAAGAGGCATAAGCGGTTTGCAGTGGTCGTTGAATGTTTCTGCCGGTGTTTCCTATCGTTTTTACAAGGATTGGAATTTTTATTTCGAACCACGTATTTCCCATTACTTTGATAATGATCAGCCGGTGAGTATCCGCACGGAACATTCTGTGATTGTCGGACTCGGTGCCGGTGTCCGTTTTGATTTTTAA
- a CDS encoding AraC family transcriptional regulator, with protein sequence MIGTELFKEVSPLSSKDCFIVIERLKSTFNFPIHVHPEYELNFIEHAKGAQRIVGDSVETISDDELVLVTNPTLEHAWVNHECKSQAIHEITIQFHRSSLPEELLERNQFQSIKTLFERAQKGVAFGTQAIDKVRPLLKTITCETDGFYSVMKLLMILHELSLSEDIRELASHSFIRQERAHDEDLRIRKVIDYLNKNYDKQVRLSDVAELINMSEPSFCRYIKQRTSKSFVDFLTDIRLGFAIRALIDSPQSVAEIGYACGFNNLSNFNRIFKKKKGMPPTEFRENYRKKKVIV encoded by the coding sequence ATGATTGGAACCGAATTATTTAAAGAAGTATCTCCGTTATCTTCGAAAGACTGTTTCATCGTAATAGAGCGCCTTAAATCAACATTCAATTTTCCCATTCATGTACATCCTGAATATGAATTGAATTTTATTGAACATGCGAAAGGAGCCCAACGTATTGTAGGAGACTCCGTTGAAACGATCAGTGACGACGAACTAGTATTAGTAACTAACCCGACATTGGAACATGCCTGGGTCAATCACGAATGCAAATCACAAGCTATCCATGAAATAACCATCCAGTTCCACCGCTCGTCCCTTCCGGAAGAGCTGTTGGAAAGGAACCAGTTTCAAAGTATAAAAACCCTCTTCGAACGTGCTCAGAAAGGGGTTGCTTTCGGCACACAGGCTATAGACAAAGTACGTCCGTTACTGAAAACCATCACCTGCGAGACAGATGGTTTCTACTCAGTCATGAAACTGCTTATGATTTTGCATGAATTGTCTTTATCGGAAGATATCCGGGAACTGGCCAGTCATTCTTTCATTCGTCAGGAAAGAGCTCATGATGAAGATTTACGTATTCGAAAAGTAATCGACTACCTGAATAAAAACTATGACAAACAAGTACGCCTGTCTGATGTAGCTGAACTGATCAATATGAGTGAACCTTCTTTCTGCCGGTATATCAAACAACGTACTTCCAAAAGCTTTGTCGATTTCCTGACAGATATACGCCTGGGATTTGCCATCCGGGCTCTTATCGATTCACCGCAATCGGTCGCAGAGATCGGATACGCATGCGGCTTCAATAACCTGTCAAATTTTAATCGTATATTCAAAAAGAAAAAAGGAATGCCGCCGACAGAGTTCAGAGAGAACTATAGAAAAAAGAAGGTGATTGTTTAG
- a CDS encoding FecR family protein → MTSEKIYQIILSSLADEATEEERRIFTDWLNASDENKAEYEKIKHLYKRCSYTPKEKIFNTDQAWQQVRTQTINKKKVFNIPVLIRYAAMVAVVVSIGLLFFTNHPQTPAISEVNMEEFDQPTLLLENGEKIALTEESFSMEEKHVVIKNDAKNELVYESQKDTGIITTKNNHLVIPKGKTYQLLLADGTRIWLNSETELTYPVRFSGDKREVTLIGEAYFHVAPNKEKPFIVHANGMDVRVLGTSFNVSCYSSDNTFTTTLIEGSVAVKTDKNKTETITPSEQFTYDKRNAQTSTQIVNTELFTSWMNGEYIFKDTTLEEIVRKLQRWYDFSVRYEDESLKNNRYSLTADRNTNLDQLLEVISYTSTVKLERIGHIINIKRIKEEEKMK, encoded by the coding sequence ATGACATCTGAAAAAATATATCAAATAATTCTATCGTCCCTGGCTGATGAGGCCACGGAAGAAGAACGCCGTATCTTCACAGATTGGCTGAATGCCTCTGATGAAAATAAAGCAGAATATGAAAAAATAAAACACTTATACAAAAGATGTTCTTATACTCCAAAAGAAAAAATATTCAATACAGATCAAGCCTGGCAACAAGTCCGGACACAAACGATCAATAAAAAGAAAGTATTTAATATCCCTGTATTGATCCGCTATGCAGCAATGGTTGCAGTTGTTGTATCAATCGGTTTGCTGTTTTTTACCAATCATCCCCAGACACCAGCCATCAGCGAAGTAAATATGGAAGAATTCGACCAACCGACCCTACTTTTAGAAAATGGAGAAAAAATAGCTCTAACGGAAGAATCATTCTCGATGGAAGAAAAACATGTAGTGATTAAAAACGATGCTAAAAACGAACTGGTCTACGAATCGCAGAAGGATACAGGGATAATTACTACAAAAAATAATCATTTGGTTATTCCAAAAGGGAAAACATATCAGTTATTGTTGGCAGACGGCACTCGCATATGGTTAAATTCCGAAACTGAACTAACTTACCCAGTGCGATTTTCTGGTGACAAAAGAGAAGTGACTCTCATCGGAGAAGCTTATTTTCACGTTGCTCCCAACAAAGAAAAACCATTTATCGTACATGCAAATGGAATGGATGTAAGAGTACTGGGTACCTCTTTCAACGTATCCTGCTATTCGTCCGACAACACTTTTACGACAACTCTGATAGAAGGTTCCGTCGCTGTAAAAACTGATAAAAATAAAACAGAAACAATCACTCCGTCTGAACAATTCACATACGATAAAAGAAATGCACAGACTTCTACTCAAATAGTAAATACAGAGCTTTTTACATCATGGATGAACGGAGAATATATATTTAAAGATACAACATTGGAAGAAATTGTCAGAAAGCTCCAGCGTTGGTATGACTTTTCCGTCCGGTATGAAGATGAAAGTCTGAAAAACAACCGTTACTCGCTTACTGCTGATAGAAATACGAATCTTGACCAATTACTGGAAGTGATCAGCTATACTTCTACGGTCAAACTTGAGAGAATAGGCCACATTATTAACATTAAAAGGATAAAGGAGGAAGAGAAAATGAAGTAA
- a CDS encoding LVIVD repeat-containing protein — translation MKKRVSWFCVLLICLLCGCNDDMKVRETVTYTVNKPVYMSSDIFRSSVKVTTQPEEITQQGKICFYDGYLYMSEPGKGIHIIDNRNPSSPAVVGFIELLGNADLAIRNDLLYADSYVDLVWFDISNPAVPALKSRLENVFPQSYPPIEEGIIDSEVFSEAGRAKGIVVGWTQEEVTKTYEYYKDELYCNDMATSPGNSSGSSSTGVNGSMSRFGLYKDYLYVVLNNQMDIFDLSGAEPVVAAETVPVGWNVETIFSYKDYMFMGTPTGMLIYSVEDPVKPEYQSAMAHIYGCDPVVVEDDIAYVTVHSGNNCGQNSNELIILDVSNVKSPQPIVAYTMTKPKGLGIDNGTLFLCDDGLKIYDAADPQTLMANRLAHYSGMEGYDVIPHDNVLMMMAEDGIYQYDYSNLKEIRLLSKLAVKK, via the coding sequence ATGAAAAAACGAGTGAGTTGGTTTTGTGTGTTGTTGATCTGTCTGCTTTGCGGATGTAACGATGATATGAAAGTAAGGGAGACAGTTACTTATACCGTGAATAAGCCTGTATACATGTCGTCCGATATCTTTCGTTCCTCTGTGAAAGTAACTACGCAACCGGAAGAAATTACGCAGCAGGGAAAGATCTGTTTCTATGACGGTTATCTGTATATGTCGGAGCCTGGAAAGGGAATCCATATTATCGATAACCGGAATCCTTCGTCACCGGCTGTGGTCGGTTTTATTGAATTGTTGGGAAATGCCGACCTGGCTATCCGTAATGATTTGTTGTATGCCGATTCGTATGTCGACCTGGTATGGTTTGATATCAGTAATCCGGCAGTACCGGCGTTGAAGAGCCGGCTGGAAAATGTGTTTCCTCAGAGTTATCCGCCGATTGAAGAAGGCATAATCGATTCTGAAGTTTTTTCTGAGGCCGGAAGGGCTAAGGGGATTGTTGTTGGCTGGACGCAGGAAGAGGTGACGAAAACCTATGAATATTATAAAGATGAACTCTATTGTAATGATATGGCGACAAGCCCCGGAAATAGTAGTGGCAGTTCTTCTACAGGTGTGAACGGTTCGATGTCCCGTTTCGGACTTTATAAGGATTATCTGTATGTCGTATTGAATAATCAGATGGATATCTTCGATCTTTCCGGCGCGGAACCGGTGGTTGCTGCAGAAACTGTTCCGGTCGGCTGGAATGTCGAGACTATTTTCAGTTATAAGGACTATATGTTCATGGGAACGCCTACCGGAATGCTGATCTATTCTGTTGAAGATCCGGTAAAGCCTGAATACCAGTCTGCTATGGCTCATATATATGGTTGTGATCCGGTAGTAGTGGAAGATGACATTGCTTATGTGACGGTTCATTCCGGCAATAATTGCGGACAAAACTCCAATGAACTGATTATTTTGGATGTCAGCAATGTAAAAAGTCCGCAGCCGATCGTTGCGTATACAATGACAAAACCCAAAGGGTTGGGGATCGACAACGGTACACTTTTCCTGTGTGACGATGGTCTGAAGATTTATGATGCAGCCGATCCGCAAACCCTGATGGCTAACCGCCTGGCCCATTACTCGGGCATGGAGGGCTACGATGTGATCCCACACGACAATGTCTTGATGATGATGGCTGAAGACGGTATTTACCAGTATGATTATTCCAATTTGAAAGAGATCAGGTTGCTGAGTAAGCTGGCGGTGAAGAAGTGA
- a CDS encoding RNA polymerase sigma factor: MDEQLLIAGCKRGESWARKELYELYAPAMMSVCMRYVNNRETARDLLQDGFIKIFTKIGSYAGSGAFPGWVRRVFVTTALEYLRKNDAIRLSVNFDDCGELADEVDVSALERLSADDLHACIARLPNGYRTVFNLYAIEGYSHSEIAEMLHISEVTSRTQFIRARKVLQKSVQSLIKHENAQ; this comes from the coding sequence ATGGACGAACAACTGTTAATTGCCGGATGCAAACGCGGGGAGTCATGGGCTCGTAAGGAGTTATACGAGCTGTATGCTCCTGCCATGATGAGTGTGTGCATGCGATATGTCAATAACAGGGAAACAGCCCGCGACTTGTTGCAGGATGGTTTTATCAAGATATTCACAAAAATAGGGAGCTATGCGGGAAGCGGTGCGTTTCCCGGTTGGGTTCGCAGGGTGTTCGTCACGACAGCTCTTGAATATCTGAGAAAAAATGATGCGATCCGGTTAAGTGTTAATTTCGATGACTGCGGGGAGCTGGCGGATGAGGTGGATGTGTCGGCGTTAGAACGTTTGTCAGCCGATGACCTGCACGCTTGTATTGCCCGTTTGCCAAATGGTTATCGGACGGTATTCAACCTCTATGCTATAGAAGGATATTCTCATAGTGAAATAGCAGAAATGCTGCATATAAGTGAAGTAACCTCGCGGACGCAGTTTATTCGGGCGCGGAAAGTGTTACAGAAAAGTGTTCAATCATTAATCAAGCATGAAAATGCGCAGTGA
- a CDS encoding RagB/SusD family nutrient uptake outer membrane protein: MKINNKIATWVFTSLLLLFCSCSDFLTRDHPTGVTDDEFWKTMNECESALGQCKAWPNGSYFTSNTVTNVAWIHMEGMTDNQYFRSNFQTEVVNLANGSATPTTGGYISKLWDKYYEYIRRCNRFLEHVGDAYFTLEYERERMIADVRVWRAWYHMQLLLWYGRHDGIPILEKSLTPNENFIARNSVQECLDFLNKEFDAVISITDDNVCPFIWDEGRRARMSRSSALALKMDLNLQFKQYDIAKAAAKQLIDSGVFELYYTESTDNAPEKNYRDLFNYVGKQNKERIIFTSNGLNQYWFRCISMSLGGQGTCGVLKSFVDEFETIDGKTIQSLPANERTEYEKNPLFKQRDPRLHATVMMPGDSTSFANYTYTPFDVNSSDYYTKTGAPASGYMLKKFASEQDRASGRGSLDFMLYRYAEVLLTYVECLVESGDWQNPEVEKYINMIRNRAGMPNMDKTIYNTQEKVRELYRRERRIELGFEGKRYDDIRRWDIGAKTMSGPIQGAWNPNSNAFVTIEERNCTFPKNDSWPLPQAEVTSNPNISQPTGW; this comes from the coding sequence ATGAAAATAAATAATAAAATAGCGACATGGGTATTTACTTCGTTGTTACTCCTATTTTGCAGTTGTTCTGATTTTCTGACAAGAGATCATCCTACAGGGGTTACAGACGATGAATTTTGGAAAACCATGAACGAATGTGAGAGTGCATTAGGTCAGTGTAAAGCATGGCCGAACGGATCTTACTTTACGAGTAATACTGTCACCAATGTCGCATGGATTCATATGGAAGGTATGACGGATAATCAATATTTCCGGTCTAATTTTCAAACGGAAGTAGTCAATCTCGCCAATGGTTCCGCAACCCCAACAACCGGAGGATATATAAGTAAACTATGGGACAAATATTACGAATATATTCGTCGCTGCAACCGTTTTCTTGAGCATGTCGGTGATGCTTATTTCACACTGGAATATGAACGTGAAAGAATGATTGCGGATGTTCGTGTATGGCGTGCCTGGTATCATATGCAATTACTTTTATGGTACGGTCGCCATGACGGTATACCTATCCTTGAGAAGTCGTTAACTCCAAACGAAAATTTTATAGCCCGTAATAGTGTACAGGAATGTCTCGACTTTTTGAACAAAGAATTCGACGCAGTGATTAGTATTACCGATGACAATGTATGCCCTTTTATTTGGGATGAAGGACGCCGCGCCCGCATGTCCCGATCATCGGCTCTTGCTTTGAAAATGGATCTGAATTTACAATTCAAACAATACGATATTGCAAAGGCTGCCGCTAAACAACTGATCGACTCAGGTGTATTTGAATTATATTATACAGAATCTACAGATAATGCTCCGGAGAAAAACTATCGTGATTTATTCAACTATGTAGGAAAACAGAATAAAGAGCGTATCATTTTCACCTCAAACGGTCTGAATCAATATTGGTTCCGTTGTATCAGCATGTCTTTAGGGGGGCAGGGAACCTGCGGTGTTTTAAAATCATTCGTTGACGAATTTGAGACAATAGACGGAAAAACAATCCAGTCATTGCCGGCCAACGAACGTACTGAATACGAAAAAAATCCGCTCTTCAAGCAACGTGATCCCCGCTTACATGCTACAGTGATGATGCCCGGAGATAGCACATCTTTTGCCAATTACACCTACACTCCGTTCGATGTGAACAGTAGTGATTACTACACAAAAACAGGAGCCCCGGCTTCCGGTTATATGTTGAAAAAGTTTGCCAGCGAACAAGACCGTGCCAGTGGACGCGGTAGTCTGGACTTCATGTTATACCGTTATGCAGAAGTATTATTGACGTATGTCGAATGTCTGGTTGAAAGTGGAGATTGGCAAAATCCGGAGGTAGAAAAATACATCAATATGATCCGTAACCGTGCCGGAATGCCCAACATGGACAAAACGATTTATAATACGCAAGAAAAAGTTCGTGAGTTATATCGCCGTGAACGTCGTATAGAGTTAGGTTTCGAAGGCAAACGTTACGATGACATCCGCCGTTGGGATATCGGAGCTAAAACAATGTCCGGCCCTATCCAAGGTGCATGGAATCCAAATAGTAATGCATTCGTTACTATCGAGGAACGCAACTGTACATTCCCCAAAAATGATTCCTGGCCTCTCCCTCAGGCAGAAGTTACTTCCAATCCGAACATCAGCCAACCGACAGGCTGGTAA